The genomic segment GTAATGACTCCATTGCTGGACTCATGCCCCTTGGGATATCATTAAGAGGTGAGTGGCTACACATGCTGATATGGTCAGGCCAGGAGTTATGGAGAAAGCAGCTGGTGCCCTGCTCCCATACCGGATGCACAGaagctgagctctgctctcCTGCCCCTCCATTTGGGCCTTAGCTGCAGGTTTTCTTTTACTGAGACACCAAATTTCGCAGTACTCTAAGTAACCTGCTTTGAGTTGTCTATGCCTCTTAACTTTTTTTGAAGTTGGCTAAGAGTTAAGAAGCACAAACATTATGATTCAATAAGCCtattttctaggaaaaaaaataaaatcacaatcAACACATCTGAAACCATgaatacagaaaacagacaCTAGCAGCTCCTTTCACTATAGAAAATGCTATGGCCAAAGGAGTGGGAACAATCAGATctcttttttcatcattttacaATTATTCTCGAAGCAAGAGAGATGTTCACAGCAGCCTATGTTGAGATTGTTGTTTAAATAATAATGTATAGAAAGTATTACTACTCaataaatattttggtttgtacTTGAAAAGGAGGCTCATCCACTGGTACTTTTGCCAGATGCTTCTGCACAGGTAAAGTAATATTTACTTGTGCAGGTGATTAATAACAAAGATGAAATTTAAATAACTTGTACTGAACAGAAACACTTTGAGAATCAAGCAGCCTGGAAGATGGTAGAAGTCGGCCAAGCAGGTTTTTATTGCACTTAAGCTTATCTATCGTAACTCTTAAGCATACCATGGAGGAGACTAGAAACCCATTAGTTTCATGCCAACACTCCAATGATCTGACCTAGCTATAGGTAAGAAAAATAAACGCCAGGCAGGAAGAATGCAAAGATTGTTCAAACAGATAGTGAATCAGAATATGAATAAGCTACTTATCATGGCTCATGCAAAATAGCTGTTACTTTGTTAATGAGATTACAAGTTTGTTTGATAAAGGCAACCACAGCTTCAATATACTTAGATGTCCTAAGGCACTTGAATTAGTAACACACAATGTGCTCATCAAAAAGTAATCACTTCTCTGTTTCCATAAAGCACATGAGTCATGAATTAGGAATTGCTACAGGGATCTTAAAATTGGTATCcatggggcagctgctgcatgCAGTGCTTCTGGTAAGGTGATGGCAGCAGAGCCATTTCCATCTGCTCTTACTTTGGGGAAGGGACTCCTTCCTAAAAAGCCTCTCATCACACCTCAGTACAACTTACAGGCTGTGCCAGCGTCCCCTTGTGGATCCCCACACAATAAATTCAATCAGAAAACAGATCCCaattaaaaatcatctagttAATACCTTTCCCTCAAAGCCCACAGTTTATGCAGCTTTTCAGAAGGGTCAGTAACTGGAACCAACTTACTATGTGAAGACACAAATACTTTTACTAGAAAAgcaacaaagcagaaaatagacaaagtaggaaaggaaaaaaccaaagcagatatttaaataaaatcaccACTCCTAAAAAGTGCAGATGATCAAAGGCTTGATTCTAAGTAATTCTAATAAGTAGAATATAGCAGTTGGGCTGTGTGATCTGATTATTTATGATAGGCTGGgcttattaaaagaaaaaagcactgTAACGTTTCCAAAGCAAAGTTTTTCATCTAGAAACAAGATTGACAGGTCATCCCTAAAGATTGTCCTGGGAAACCACTATCTTAAAATGGACTGAGACCCAGAGCAGGTGTGCAATGGCAGAAAGCGCCTCCCAGTGCTCTAGCAATCATGGCTAATAAACCCCTCTAATGACTGAACAGTAGAGTGGCAAGTGTGAATAAACACAAATGTACTTTCAGGAATGTCACAGGAGACAATGTTTCAAGATTGCAGTCTTTGGTAGGTCCACATTTCAAATGGTATCTTTAAAAATTGGAGGTCACACAGAAAATCCGCAAGGATGGGAATACCTCCCCCCCCGGCACCCCATAAGGAATTGAAAGAACAGTGTGTGTAATTTAACAGGAAAGAGATTAAGAAGTGACATAGCAAGTCATAAGTATtttcacaggaagaaaatacCAGATATGCAAGTCTACCGAGACCCACTGAGGAAGGGGCAAGCAGAACGAGCAGCTAGAAACAGCAGCGTGGCAAGATCTAAATCAGATACAAGACTAGTTTATATCATGAGCAAGCCATCGAAAGAGACATATGATTCTCCATCTTCTCATATTTTCAAACCAAGGTTATATGCTGTTGGAGAAAACAAGTCTTAGGCAATCAATTTATTGGATTCTGCAGAAAACATGGAAGGAAATGAAATTGCCTGTAATAATAAAGGTATCAAACTACCTGATCTAATAGCCTTCATTAAATTTAGGttgaacaggagaaaaaaggtGTTCTGGCAGAATTTCCAGGGGAAAGATGAGATCTAAACGCTCCTTTACAGCCAAAGCCAGTCCTCAGGAAGGACAGTAGGACAGTcgggacaacagaggacttccCTTTGGTGGGTGAGGggaagacttgttgggcaagcttaacactcataagtctatgggtcctgatgggatgcatccaagagtgctgagggaactggctgatgtggttgccaAGCCAtcctccatcattttttaacattcatggagaacaggagaggtgccagaggactggagaaaggccaatgtcactccagtcttcaaaaagggcaggaaagatgacccaggaaactacaggctggtcagcctcacctccatccctggaaagtgatggaacagctcatcctgaatgtcatcactgaacatatgacggaaaagatggttatcgggggggtcaacatggcttcaccaaggggaaatcctgtttgaccaacctgatagccttctatgagtacataactggctggctagatgaggggagggcagcggatgtcatctaccttgacttcagcaaggcttttgacactgtctcccacaacatccttatcagaaagctcaagcagtgtgggttggatgagtggacagtgaggtggatcgagagctggctgaaggacagagcccagaggatggtgatcaatggcacagaatcgagttgtaggcctgtggccagtcgagttccacaggaattggttctggggccagtcttgttcaatgtcttcatcaacaacctggatgaggggacagagtgtactagGCCAGCAGGtagagagaggttcttctccccctctactctgtcctggtgaggcctcatctggagtactgtgtccagttctgggttccccatctcaagaaggacagggaagtgctggaaagagtccagcacagggccaccaagatgatcaggggactggagaatcttccttatgaggaaagactgcgggaactaaGGCTGTTCAGCCTCgaggagaggagactgcagggggatctcaataatatttacaaatgtctaaatggtgggtgtcaggaggttggagcatcactttttttctgttatatctagtgacaggacaagggataatgggatgaagctggaacacaaaaagttccatttaaacataaggaaaaactatttcactgtgagaatgagggagccctggcacaggctgcccagggaggctgtggagcctccttccttgcaggtcttcaaaacccacttggacacattcctgtgtgacctgatctagatgaacctgcttctgcaggggggttggactagatgatatctaaaggtgtcccttccaacccctcccattgtatgattctacaattctttAGCATTTAAATGCAATAAAAGGAACATACTTTTCAAGAAGCCTTTTAGATTGATAGGTCAAGAAGCTAAAGCcctttttccatttgaaatgtGTCTCCTGATCAGTGGACCCAGCTTATCAACAGCCCTCCTGGGCCAGGTGACACCTGGGGGAATATCCAGCTCTGTGGGCCTAGTTTCCATCCTGaatcaaagagaaaatagaCTGTCCCCAACTCCCTGGTCTGTGAAGGTTCATTACCAAGCCCAGACAGAACTGCCATATCCTCTTTCCACAATAATTACAGATACACTGATTTTCAAATAAAGTTTCAGTATCACAGCAaccttttcattgttttctctgAGAAAGTGCCAGCTCAACTCTGACAGTTCAGTTGCCACGTATGTTGGCACTTTGACTTTACAGAAGGTGTGCATCTTGCTTACTGCCACAAAGGTTCTCAAATACCTGCAATGAAccagttttttttgtttgcttattatGGTTGAGTTTTCACAGGGAGATCTTACTCGTTCCCCTCAACTCCCATAgatatttctttacatttttatatttcctAGTAGACCCACTTAGAGATTTTAAGAGAAAGTTTTCCATTGGAAACTGTGATTGAATCAATAAATAGAAATCAAAGAATCAAGAATAATAACACACACAAAGATGAGAAGTTAAAGCAATTCCTTCAAACAAGGTAGGCATGATGATCACCATTTCTAATGTTAGCTAGCGGGTTTTGGAAATAGAAGTAATTTAAAGTTTGAATGACTTCATTTGCATTCATATTTCATGTAAATAATCCAAGTgatacagctgaaaaaaataagagttttAGTGGTTCTAAAATTAATGTTCCTCAAACTCTATTTCACAGGAAATTAAGTTTCTGATTCAAGCCAAAAGGAAAATCTTGAAACAGCCAAATTTCCCATGAGTCCGAAAGAGATCTTTGGGCACAGTCTGCCCTGTactgcagggctggcagcaccaGGGGGCTGAGGAGCAATCAGGTGCTCCTTTCCAACTGGTGAGAAGTCAGCAACATTTTTGCAAAGCTcatgaatttatttatttttcccaaaCACAGCCAAGCTTCACAGATCATCCAGGAAACCATATGTTCCTGTGTTACTAATCCATGCCTGGCCCACATCTCCCAGTTTTCCTTTGGCTGAGGTTGACGTGATGGCACAGCAGAGATACACAAAGCATTGACACTGCAGACTGGGGCTTGCCAGGGTGCAAAAGCCTCACTCTTCCCAAAGCTGCTGTCCGTGCCCTGTGGCTTTATGCACAACTGTTCCCATCCCAGGTAAAAAATGAGCTGCCAGCATGgtaaaaatacattccaccTCATTTCCACCTGCATTTGTCCCAGTTCAATATAGCAACTCACTTTCCGTGTCTGCTGCACTGAACAGCAACTAGCCAAGTTTTGTTCCTTGTGTAACTGCTGTGATGGGAGGTGACACCTGTCACTTCACAAGGAGATTGTACAAATGTGGAGGGCTGAGAATTTTCTTACCCTTTCTGGGCAGAAACTATCCACTTCCAAGCTGTCAGCTCTGCATCCATTATCTATCCGGACACTCGACAGTCAGGTGTGACAAGCAAAGTGGCTACATACTTCATCATCTCCACTGACTCACATTTGACAGAAAGAACAAATGTCTCAGGTGCACAAGGAAATCCAATTAAAAAATTCAAGTGATTGTTTTGCCCTTGTATGCAGGTATTTAGTTCCCATTAACATCACCGTAAGCCATGTACATGTATCAATACTCTCCAGCTTGCTTTACAATGTCACGGCACTTGGAATTCAGTCACGGACTTTAAACTCACAGACTGAGTCTCCGATTGCAcaggagatatatatatatacatatttgtatatttttttaagaacacaagttaggaaagaattttttaaaggatTCACAAGAGGGTTCATCAAAATATTGTGTTTTGTGGATTGTAAAACTGACATTCACAATAGCCTAAAAAACCCCATCTGAGTCAACTTCGTATGTGAAAAAAAGTGTAAAGAATTTATTGATAACAGCTCACAGGTATGTAAGCAAAAAAGGCATTACCTGGCAACAGATGGGCCTATAATAATATTAACATCCTCATCATCTAGCTTTTAAGCCTCACTTCAGTAGATCATACAAATGATCATACATTTACAAATGAGGTCAAATATCTAGTGGGAAAAGGTAGAATAAGAGATAATGGCTAGAAGCCAAAGCTTAAACAATGTAATGAAGAAATAAGGCATGCTCCATTTGGTTTTTTGTCAATCACAATGGTAGGTGATTAACAAAACCAGGAATTTGCCTGCAAACATGGTATTTTCCATCACTTGTTGTCACAAAGGGAGAATTTCAAATTTGTTACAAACTATTAAGAAaggtttttttaccttttgaATACAGCGCATGAAGAAAACATGGTCAACATAGAAATATCTCTTCCCTCTGAAAATCTACAAATCTACTGCATTTCCCATTGGCTCCAGCCTACCCACCTACCTAACTACTCAAGCAAATCTTGTGCATCCTTTTCAGATGCCTGAACAAAATTGCTctcaaaatgtttgttttcaccTTGAGGTCATGGTCCAGTGTCAGAATTGGTAagtactaaaaaaataaaatccttacTGTCTCTCAAATGGATGTCTAAtaagccagattttttttttttttgtgcatgtCATAACAAGCTGCTGAAACCACAAACCCACAATGCTTAATGCAACTTGATGCCTTAATTAGGCATCAGATTCAATAAGCCAAAGACTAAATGTTCAGGTAGACTAATCTGATCTCCAATGACCTGCAGCACGTTTCTGCTGGAATTCAAGCAGACAGACAAACAGGGAGATCCTACAGTGCCCCCAAGTGAAGTCAGTGCAGCCTGGGTTCAACAGAACTTCCAAAATGTCAAGTCTACTGACCTTCTTGGGAAACCTGAAGGTGTAAGGAAGGGTTATAAAATTATGAATCATCTTTCCAAACCAAACAAGGCATCTTAgacacagctctgccatgggCTGGTGACCAGATGTGAAAACTTGAACACACTTAACACTTCAAACCCAGTTACTTAAatgtataagaaaaaactatttcactgtgagggtgagggagcagtggcagtgCCCAGagggaggctccttccttggaggtcttcaagacctgcctggacacgttcctatgagacctgatctaggtgaacctgcttctgcaggggggttggactagatgatctctaaaggtcccttccaacccctctatgattctatgattctatgtctggACTCCAAAACTCAcatatttttaactttattaaaaaagaaaccttcCTGAGCTTCACTGTTCCACAGCTGCTCTTTGGAAACATTGCTCTTTGTACAGCATCCACTCGGTCGTTTTCTGCTTGCCTCAGTGGTCTGGTCTGAAAACTCTTCAGAGCAGAGACTGCATGTATGCCTGTGTGGTGTGTATAACAGAGTCTTCACCCTAAGTGTGAAGACAGTGCCTCCTATTCAAAATGGTCTGTACAACACTAAATGACAGACCCCTATTGCTTAAAAAGGCAATGGTCTTAAACGTTGCCCAACATACTCAAAGGTTTAAAAGCCCCATATTACTCATTACTCACTTTTAATCTTTGTGGTTGAATAACTTTGCAAGTGAACTCCAGTCCTACTGGGAATCACAGGCCTacacaaacaaaccaaagttCAAAAAGAGATAATAGCCTGAACAAAGGGCAGAATGTGGATataagtaaaaaagaaagaaaggaggagaaataaGGTCCACACTTAGAGATCCGAAGGATCCTGCTCAGCACAGGTGCcacagaagaaaatgagcaTGAGTTACCTGTTTTCGGTGTTTATGCGGGagctgcctggatatgttctcTTTGCTGGGATCTTTATGCCTGTGACTTTACTCCTGCTGATGTTAATTGCCTACTTCAGGATCAAATTATTAGAAGGTGAGTCAGGACTCAGGGGCAACGACTGGGTGGGTAGACAAAACTTCCTGTTCAACAGTTTATTGTTAGACTTGTACCACTAACTAAACTAAAGACAATTACAATCATAAACAATTTTATGAACTTGTACTGCGTTTTAGACcactttctctttgaaaaatgtTAAAGGAATTTGTTTAGAACTTGGATGGAACTCTCACTAAAAACTTCTAGTTTAACATACCGTACTACAGAAGATTTTGCTATTCTATTTTGCTTCTATGCTATAGAAGAGGCAAccaaaatggagaaaaagaacaggGTAGTTAAATGATAAATCATTCTGCTTTCACCATGCAAATCTTCAGTGAGACAGGTAACAGTGGTTACTCAAAGTAGTTAATTATTGAGTACACGTCTGTGTTCTCTCAAACGTACgtatttgcttttactttgtACCTAAATGCACATTTGACATGTTgccttttctattttaaaagcagcttaTGCACACTTCTAAAATTTACCTTCAGAGTGAAACCAAAACATGAAATATCCACACCCAAGTAAATCCAAGTTGCACAGTGAGAGTAACACACCTAGGTACTGAAAACCATGGCTGCTCACAGAGACTGACTGGTTCTGCCCAGAAAAGACACTGGGCTACAATCAGGCAGCAAGCTCTAGATTTACCAACCAGTGCAAGGCTACGGTAAAATCCTTACCTAGATGACAGTTCAAGCACTCTAATTTGTACATTCATTAAGTTTGCTTTATCCTGCAGCCTTCTAAAATCCTGAAAACTGAGCAAATTAACAGAGTTCTGATACATACCCAGAAATGTAGAATGAATTCACTTCCTATTTTGTACAACATCTCTAGGCATTTAGGCTGGAGGCtttaacagaaaggaaaggtgTTTACACATAAGCATATACCACAAATTACCTTCAGGCTGTTAAAACTCAAACCTTTCCTGCTCAAGACGTGTTTTCTGACACTGAATTAATCAACTAATGAAGCCTGTTCTGAATGCCTAATCCAACTCTGCCTTTGGTTACAGATTATCCTTAGAGCTAAGTGCTAACAGTTTttccaaacattaaaaaacaacagcCAAAATGTAGTGTGGTGCCAACACATTGTATGATCCAATATCTATGATGGATTAGGAAGACAAAGTATTGAGAGGCCTTTCTTGAAAAAGGCTAAAATAAGAGCTAATAAAATTATTGCATCGGACCTTGGATAAAAGCAAAGATTTTCCCTTTCAGAAAATTATCATCTCTTTGTCCATCTGTGATAGAAACTAGTCATTATGAAATAATACTGAGATACTACTAAACATCCTTACCCAGTGATGCTCTTGCTTTTCTATTCAGGTGGCTTACGGATCCCATTATTTCTTTTGGTGAGGCTCATATCATACTTTCATTAAGCCAAAAGAGCCCATCTGAAGAAACCCACAGATTCATGCTGCATGACCAACTGCTGAAACAGACTGGCCTGCCCTCTTTCATAGTGCCCATATCCTCCTTAGCTGCGCTTTCTGTAGGTCTGCAAATAATTTGCAGAACCAGATGTTAGACCCTGCTTTTCTTAAAGCAGGGATTTTTTAGCTTTGGGTTTGTAGTGAGTTTAAGTAATGGTTACCTAAATTTTCTGGGATTAGCAACCAAGAATTAAAGAGAGAAAGGTGAAGAAAGTAGTTGTCAGACTAATTTGCCAGAGGAATAttgcttttgttcttctctCTTTCATAAATGAGAAGGATGATTGAAGGGAATTCACCTGGCTGTTTAGTGCCTCAGGAAAGGAGATTCTCAGTTTGCAGATCACAGGTGTTCTGGATGGGACTCTGGGCGAGATGAATTTCTGACTATTTCATACTTTGAGCATCACAGTCTCAGCTCTGCCTCCAAACCTTTCTTTTGCTTGATCCAAGATTGTCAGAGTCTAACCTAATGCTTAGGCCTTCAGACAACTCACACAAACCACCTCGAGCAGCTCTCTCTGTAGAGGCGAGTGAAGCCAGCTTCAGTGAGCAAAAAGAGACGGAGAACAGGCTCCTTGAAATTTGCCAGCCCTCCCTTTCAGACAAAACCTTAGAAATTCCACGGGCTTTAAGTGCTTATTACCTTGGATTACTTtgtaaaaaaacattaaaatatcaaATTTGCATTACTAAAAGCAAGGCTGTCTTGCTTCATTGTCAGAcaagcatttaatttttctctgtCCAGTAAAAGAGAGGCTCCACAGCAAACGTTTCTCCTGAACATCTAGAAATGACATGGGAATTTAACATTACATGACAAAGTGTTTAATGCATTTTTCCATCCGAAATAATCTCCAAGCCTCTGATGACACCATCCTGTTCTGGAGGTGCCAGATTATGTGGAAAGAGATCATTTTTCTGTTCCCTTTGCCCCACAGGCAGCACTGGGAGGATCAAGCCAATTTGAGGCTGGCATGGCAACGCTGCACTAAAGCAGAACATGCACTGCCAGTACAAGTTGACTGCTCTTCTTGCTgttttttaaggatttttttctctggtgGAAAACTAGTGGAGGTAAATGAGAATGCAGTATTTCTGTTGATgcactgtgtcagtgtttcactGGGCATAGGCACAGTGTCAACCTCACGCTCGTAAGACTTTCTTCTAGGAGCATGGGCAAACTAATACTCATGTGCACCTTGAGCACTTGCAATTTAATATAACTAGTTCTTACTAATATGTGTCAGCTCCCTTTCCTTCTAAAAAATCATCTCAGTAAACTAGCACATTCTTAAGGAATTTTgtggtgtttatttttcagttgatgAGACACTAGCCACGGCACAAGCCCCCACAAAGTTCCTCCTGAATTACCATCACCAGTGGCAGAAACCAAGGAGATTtagacaaaaagagaaaaaacagaagaactGAAGGACATTAAGAGAGCCTCACATCTCAGGAAGCACACTGAAAACCAGTATGCAGCTCTGCAGGTTTAAAAATAACCAGCtgttcagaggaaaacaaaactgggAGAAGAAATTAGTGCTGTGCACACAAATGATACAGCTGCTGCCATTCGAAAAGGTCTTATAATACTTCTGCTTTCTCCCAAGCCAAGTAAGCATTACTTTATGCAACTCATCAGACACCAGAGACCTCCTGCAGTGTAGTGTTTCAGTTCCCTCACATGACACAGGATTTGGGGGGAGGCAAATGACCTTGCCCACTAACCCTTCCCTAGCTTACTGAGAAGAAATCTATATGACCAGCTCTCGAGAGAGCTGAGCTGGAGCATATAAGGAAGGCAGTCTTATTAAATTGAAGGTGCATAAACAGCAAGTTCAAATCAAGGACTGACATCGAGGAAATTGAGAAGGGTGATGAAGAGGAactgacatttttttattaGCCTGTACACTTTGAGAAAGACTGTAGGTTTT from the Colius striatus isolate bColStr4 chromosome 2, bColStr4.1.hap1, whole genome shotgun sequence genome contains:
- the SMLR1 gene encoding small leucine-rich protein 1 — protein: MSMSYLFSVFMRELPGYVLFAGIFMPVTLLLLMLIAYFRIKLLEVDETLATAQAPTKFLLNYHHQWQKPRRFRQKEKKQKN